A stretch of Fibrobacter sp. UWT2 DNA encodes these proteins:
- a CDS encoding SGNH/GDSL hydrolase family protein, translating into MEQEKQLAGIDIAVKVTTILLAIALLGAFTLVDAAENYKFDFGEGPVAAGYTQVKANTKYSDSQGYGFESGTVSSVDRLWDDDLTTDFLTAKGNMVFSVALPQGNYEVTFILGDGENESETTVWAENRKLMLDRITLAGGVFSRQTVSLRRMETKSMDGSVTMSIKDREKNYRTWDKKLTFVISGKAPAVAGIEIKRNDNVTTLWLCGNSTVVDQITAPWAGWGQMAPGFFKSSLAIANYAESGLTASGFYSMKRLAKILAEVKKGDFVTVQFAHNDQKNQNDVNNYEATLTKYANEIKAKGATPLFVTSTARQNETDPKTAVGGLPERMRALGKKLGVTVLDLNQHSITLGKALGGNKEKMYMYTASDKTHFCEYGAYELARANIEEINAKVPELAKHLRDDHEAFDSSKPDPLDVLTRAKTPITDGGLIQVEPESSSSKEPESSSSAEIAGPESSSATEGASSGTEDTEGVTAVESLTPHNAISGRIDGSKLRLEGIDGGAHDISVFDMQGHRIAEFRAMQGNELHITLRQGTYLVKVKQGNRTLGIFKATRR; encoded by the coding sequence ATGGAACAGGAAAAACAATTAGCAGGAATCGACATTGCTGTCAAGGTCACAACGATTCTCTTGGCGATAGCACTCCTCGGTGCATTCACATTAGTTGACGCCGCCGAAAACTACAAGTTCGACTTCGGCGAGGGCCCGGTTGCCGCAGGCTACACGCAGGTCAAGGCCAACACCAAGTACAGCGACTCGCAGGGCTACGGCTTCGAAAGTGGGACGGTTTCTTCGGTAGACCGCCTGTGGGACGACGACCTCACCACGGATTTCTTGACGGCAAAGGGCAACATGGTTTTCTCGGTGGCGCTCCCGCAAGGCAATTACGAGGTAACGTTCATTCTCGGTGACGGCGAAAACGAAAGCGAGACCACCGTATGGGCCGAAAACCGCAAGCTCATGCTCGACCGCATCACGCTTGCCGGTGGCGTGTTCAGCAGGCAAACCGTTTCGCTCAGGCGCATGGAAACAAAAAGCATGGACGGCTCGGTAACCATGAGCATCAAGGACCGCGAAAAGAATTACCGCACCTGGGACAAGAAACTCACCTTCGTCATCAGCGGCAAGGCGCCCGCCGTCGCAGGAATCGAAATCAAGCGAAACGACAACGTGACCACGCTCTGGCTCTGCGGAAACTCCACCGTGGTCGACCAGATAACGGCTCCTTGGGCGGGCTGGGGCCAGATGGCCCCGGGATTTTTCAAATCCAGCCTTGCCATCGCGAACTACGCCGAATCGGGCCTTACCGCAAGCGGGTTCTACAGCATGAAGCGCCTCGCAAAGATTCTCGCCGAAGTCAAGAAGGGCGATTTTGTGACCGTGCAGTTCGCGCATAACGACCAGAAGAATCAAAACGACGTGAACAACTACGAAGCGACCCTCACCAAGTACGCAAACGAAATCAAGGCGAAGGGCGCCACCCCGCTGTTCGTGACATCTACCGCGCGGCAAAACGAAACCGACCCGAAAACAGCCGTGGGCGGGCTTCCCGAACGCATGCGCGCCCTCGGGAAAAAACTCGGAGTCACCGTGCTCGACTTGAACCAGCACAGCATCACGCTCGGCAAAGCCCTCGGAGGCAACAAGGAAAAAATGTACATGTACACCGCGAGCGACAAGACGCACTTCTGCGAATACGGCGCCTACGAACTTGCCCGCGCGAACATCGAAGAAATCAACGCGAAAGTGCCCGAACTTGCCAAGCACCTGCGCGACGACCACGAGGCATTCGATTCCAGCAAGCCCGACCCGCTCGACGTCCTTACACGGGCAAAGACGCCCATCACCGATGGTGGCTTGATTCAGGTGGAGCCGGAGTCCAGCAGTTCCAAAGAACCGGAATCCTCGTCAAGTGCAGAAATCGCCGGTCCGGAATCGTCCAGCGCAACAGAAGGCGCATCTTCCGGCACAGAAGATACCGAAGGCGTCACCGCTGTTGAATCCTTGACTCCGCACAACGCCATCAGCGGGCGAATCGACGGTAGCAAGCTCCGCCTCGAGGGCATCGACGGCGGCGCGCACGACATCAGCGTCTTCGACATGCAAGGCCACCGCATCGCGGAATTCCGTGCCATGCAAGGGAATGAACTCCACATCACCCTGCGGCAAGGCACCTACCTCGTCAAGGTCAAGCAAGGCAACAGGACCCTCGGGATTTTCAAGGCCACAAGGCGCTAA